From the genome of Deltaproteobacteria bacterium, one region includes:
- a CDS encoding type I restriction enzyme HsdR N-terminal domain-containing protein, translating to MTYLGQAIEKGYATISGEGTKQRITYVAVNHSERFSAPEEQVRTEYWAELIFRYGYEPARIGVEVTVPDRTPKDAADLVVFLDDARTRPFAVIECKRDGVT from the coding sequence ATGACATATCTCGGACAAGCCATAGAGAAGGGCTACGCCACTATCTCCGGCGAAGGGACAAAGCAGCGGATCACCTATGTTGCGGTTAACCATTCCGAGCGCTTCTCTGCCCCCGAGGAGCAAGTTCGCACCGAATACTGGGCCGAGCTCATCTTCCGCTACGGCTACGAACCCGCCCGCATCGGGGTCGAGGTCACCGTCCCCGACCGCACGCCCAAGGACGCCGCCGATCTTGTCGTCTTCCTCGACGACGCCCGCACTCGCCCCTTCGCGGTCATCGAGTGCAAGCGCGACGGCGTCACATAG
- a CDS encoding FCD domain-containing protein gives MLLLMWDMLANLMRKSQNKIYRISWTPKKALHAHKMIYLALKAKDPGRAVEAMKQHMLDEEKALLVALEKGKD, from the coding sequence ATGCTTCTTCTGATGTGGGACATGCTGGCCAATCTCATGCGCAAAAGCCAGAACAAGATCTATCGCATCTCCTGGACACCCAAAAAAGCCCTCCACGCCCACAAAATGATTTATCTCGCCTTGAAAGCAAAGGATCCTGGGAGAGCGGTGGAGGCCATGAAACAACATATGCTGGATGAGGAGAAGGCCCTCTTGGTCGCTCTGGAAAAAGGAAAAGACTGA
- a CDS encoding Xaa-Pro peptidase family protein, with translation MVKDLSFIGRPHEYDPRRVYSLTGADWQERVNFDRLRKERLARAKEQMEIHDLGALVVYDGANVRYLTSSFQGNWKYNIFIRYAVLPRGGEPILFETAGSDLECAKIDLPWMEGRIRPAITWKWSEGAVEYMVDRMVDSVVEVLREHKVEKEKIGIDSLDMASLAAFQKKKINVVNAWPAMSAARVVKIPDEIELLKQSAAIADACMYKARYEWAKPGITERELSGKMIEYMYSKGCEIVYEIIVASGGNTSPYRRWPTDKIIRQGDLVIIDNNTVGPSGYFVDYVRCFKVEAKPTPKEKDLYKECYGSLMAAIEMMKPGNTSRDVAEKFPVYDDDKYGTVTLQQFAHSIGLTLYEGMWISRAYSLKYPAEIKTNMYFAVETFAGHPLLEQTVRLECDILITDKGHEFFTLFPFEEEMLK, from the coding sequence ATGGTAAAGGATCTATCATTTATTGGTCGACCCCATGAGTATGATCCCCGAAGGGTATACTCTCTGACGGGTGCGGATTGGCAGGAGAGGGTCAATTTTGACCGGCTCCGCAAGGAACGACTGGCCCGAGCCAAGGAGCAGATGGAGATCCACGATCTGGGAGCCCTGGTGGTTTATGACGGAGCGAACGTCCGTTATCTGACGAGCTCTTTCCAGGGAAACTGGAAGTACAACATCTTCATCCGTTACGCCGTCCTTCCCCGAGGCGGAGAACCCATTTTATTTGAGACGGCCGGTTCCGACCTGGAATGCGCGAAAATCGATCTGCCGTGGATGGAGGGAAGGATTCGTCCGGCCATCACCTGGAAGTGGTCCGAGGGAGCCGTGGAATATATGGTAGATCGAATGGTGGACAGCGTTGTCGAAGTTCTTCGAGAACATAAGGTGGAGAAGGAGAAGATCGGAATCGATTCTCTCGACATGGCTTCTCTGGCTGCTTTTCAGAAAAAGAAGATCAACGTCGTCAATGCCTGGCCGGCCATGTCGGCTGCCCGGGTCGTCAAGATCCCGGATGAAATTGAACTTCTGAAACAGTCTGCGGCCATTGCGGATGCCTGCATGTACAAAGCTCGTTATGAATGGGCTAAACCGGGAATCACCGAAAGAGAACTTTCCGGGAAGATGATCGAGTACATGTATTCCAAGGGGTGTGAAATCGTTTACGAAATCATCGTTGCTTCCGGTGGAAATACGAGTCCCTATCGCCGCTGGCCGACCGACAAGATCATTCGCCAGGGTGACCTCGTGATCATCGACAACAACACCGTCGGGCCTTCCGGGTATTTCGTGGACTACGTGCGCTGCTTCAAGGTGGAAGCCAAGCCCACCCCGAAAGAGAAAGACCTCTACAAGGAGTGCTACGGTTCTCTCATGGCCGCGATCGAAATGATGAAGCCCGGCAATACGAGTCGGGACGTGGCCGAAAAATTCCCGGTCTATGATGACGACAAGTACGGGACGGTTACGCTTCAACAGTTTGCCCACTCCATCGGTCTAACGCTCTATGAGGGGATGTGGATTTCGCGGGCCTATTCCCTGAAGTACCCCGCCGAGATTAAGACCAACATGTACTTTGCAGTAGAGACCTTTGCCGGACATCCGTTGCTGGAACAAACGGTCCGGTTGGAATGCGATATACTGATTACCGATAAGGGGCACGAGTTCTTCACCCTCTTTCCCTTCGAAGAGGAGATGCTGAAGTGA
- a CDS encoding amidohydrolase family protein — MKADLAIINGLLVDSQSIYPGVLYIREGKIVGITQSLENHPPKVIDAHGLYILPGAIDGHVHMMDPGYTDREDFTTGTRAAARGGVTTVIDHHRTEPQVFGTKELLGKKEYLKTRSIVDFGLLAGLSLTNLKNLKGLWEAGALGFKGFTCELHEADALLSGNLMEILDEIRPFNGIALFHCEDDSLLKKKEEQLRKQGRKDPLSVAEWRSPEAEELAVRTLLYAARKTGARVAVAHTSLPSLVLELAAARAQGISIYTETCAQYLYLTEEDLKAKGPFAKFTPPPRKKEEVEKMWWCAANGLIDMVNSDHCPYPYGDKEAGVQDIWLAPFGIPGVETATLILLDLVSRKLLTLQQVAYLRSERPAMIYGLTGQKGSLRVGCDADLILVDLKRKVVFDNAKVVSKCGWTPYHGREVTGDVVLTLVRGKIVMEEGKVIGEPGWGRFVTRKNNFPNE, encoded by the coding sequence ATGAAAGCAGATCTGGCCATCATCAACGGACTTCTGGTCGACTCCCAAAGTATCTACCCGGGTGTCCTCTATATCCGCGAGGGAAAGATCGTCGGGATCACCCAATCTCTGGAAAATCACCCTCCAAAAGTGATCGATGCCCATGGCCTTTACATCCTTCCGGGAGCGATTGATGGACATGTCCATATGATGGATCCAGGCTATACCGACCGGGAGGATTTCACAACCGGAACCAGAGCAGCCGCCAGAGGAGGGGTCACCACCGTGATCGATCACCATCGCACAGAGCCCCAGGTGTTTGGTACAAAGGAGTTATTGGGTAAGAAGGAGTATTTAAAGACGCGTTCTATCGTCGACTTCGGTTTATTGGCCGGTTTGAGCCTGACCAATCTAAAAAATCTGAAGGGTCTGTGGGAGGCGGGGGCATTAGGCTTCAAGGGTTTTACCTGCGAATTGCACGAAGCGGACGCCCTCCTCAGCGGCAACCTGATGGAGATCCTCGACGAAATCCGCCCATTCAACGGAATCGCCCTCTTTCACTGTGAAGACGATTCACTCTTGAAGAAGAAAGAAGAACAGTTGCGGAAACAGGGCCGGAAAGACCCTTTGAGCGTTGCGGAGTGGCGGTCACCTGAAGCAGAGGAGCTGGCTGTCCGAACTTTGCTTTATGCTGCAAGGAAGACGGGAGCACGTGTTGCTGTTGCCCACACCAGCCTTCCTTCTCTCGTTCTCGAACTGGCTGCAGCGAGGGCTCAGGGGATTTCCATTTACACGGAAACATGCGCCCAATACCTTTACCTCACCGAGGAGGACTTGAAGGCCAAAGGACCGTTTGCCAAGTTCACCCCACCCCCGCGGAAAAAAGAAGAGGTGGAGAAGATGTGGTGGTGCGCTGCCAACGGACTCATCGACATGGTGAACTCCGATCATTGTCCCTATCCCTATGGAGACAAGGAAGCAGGGGTGCAAGATATCTGGCTGGCTCCCTTCGGGATCCCCGGGGTGGAGACGGCGACCTTGATTTTGCTCGATTTGGTTTCCCGGAAACTCCTGACGCTCCAGCAGGTTGCTTATCTCCGCAGCGAAAGACCGGCAATGATTTACGGGCTGACCGGACAAAAGGGGTCGTTACGAGTGGGTTGCGATGCCGATCTGATTTTGGTTGACCTAAAGCGGAAAGTGGTATTCGATAATGCCAAGGTTGTTTCCAAATGCGGCTGGACACCCTATCACGGCAGAGAAGTGACCGGAGATGTAGTCCTGACCCTGGTGCGGGGAAAGATCGTCATGGAGGAAGGAAAGGTCATTGGAGAACCCGGTTGGGGGAGA